From the Criblamydia sequanensis CRIB-18 genome, the window TAAAATCCTCTTTTGAGGACCTCTTCAGCTTCTTTTATGGTTCCTGTAAAGCAGTGCAGCACAAGAGGGCCATATCTGTTGTTTTTATCTTTATATTCAGCGTCGACTATTTCAAAAAAGTCAGAAAAAGCTTCCCTGCAGTGGATTATGACAGGAAGGTTAGATTCTAAAGCAAGGTGCAGGTAGCGAATAAAATAGTCTTTTTGGATTTTCTTTTCGCTATGGGTATAGTAGTAATCAAGGCCGGTTTCGCCAACCGCTTTCAGTTTTTTTGAAAGAGCCTTTTCTTTAACTATGGGAAAAAAAGAAGACCCTTCTTTCTCTACATCATGCGGGGTTGTCGAGGCGGCATTGTAGATAAAGGAAGGGTATTTTTCTTCAAGGATGAGCCCCTTTTCTAAAGAGGCTTCATCCGTACAGATATTCATGATCGCTAAGACATTTTCATCCTTAGCTCGCTGAACTAGCAGGTCGGTTTCGTTCGATAGCTTTTCAGAGGTCAGATGAGCGTGCGTGTCAAAAAGCATGTTGTATTAATTTTCAGCTATGGGTGAATAGGTTTCTACATATTCAAGCACAATTTCAGGTGTGAGCACTTGCGGAAGAATAATAGGTTGAGCCCCTCTTTTTCCTGAATAGAAAAGATATAAAGGCACGCCATTTCTTCCATACTTAGCAAGCTCCTCTGTAATTTCAGGGTCATGCCTTGTCCAATCCGCTTTCATCAGGGTGACCCCTTGTTTTTTGAAAGCTTCATCAACGCTTGGCTGGCCTAAAACAAAGTGATTGGCTTGGCAAATAAGACACCATCTTGCAGTGAAATCAACAAAGACAGGCTTTCCTTCTGCCACAAGATCATTAATCTTGGATTTAGAAAAAGGCTCCCAGCGATCGGCGATCTCTTTATTAGTGCCTGCAGGCGCTTCCACTAAAGAGGAAGCTAAAGTTGCTATTTTAAAGCTGCCGACAAGTAAAAGAGCAAAGAGGCCTAAGCTGATTAATCTTGTTCTTTTTGATTTTACAGGCGTTCCCCACTTTCCGAAAATCCAGCAAGCAAACGAGATGACAAACAAGCTAAACAATAAGAGAATAAGCGCATTTGAACTTGTTTCTGCCGTGAAAACCCAAAGAAGCCAGATGACTGTCGCCATCATGATAAAGCCGGTTCCTTCTTTGAAAGAAACCATCCAAGCTCCAGGTTTCGGTAAAAAGCGAAGTAAGCTTGGGAAAAAGGAGAGCAAAAGATAGGGAAGCGCCATCCCAAGCCCAAGCGAGGTAAAGATCATAATGGCAAAAATAGGAGGTTCTTGAACGGCAAACCCGACGGCCGGCCCAAGAAATGGCCCGGTACAAGGGGTTGCGACAGCTGTTGCTAGAACTCCGCTAAAGAAAGAACCCAAAAGCTTTTGGTTCGATTTGACCTTTTGGGCATTGCTTCCGGCCCAAGAGGAAACTAAAGTTCCGGCTTCAAATACCCCGAACAAGCTAAGGGAGAAAATAAAGATGACGATAATGAGGGTCGCAACAAAAATCGGCTCTTGAAGTTGAAATCCCCAACCCACAGCTTTTCCATAGGCTTGAATAATAAGAAGGGCGCTTGCAAGAATCCAAAACGAAACTAAAACCCCAAGAGAAAAAGCAAGTCCATGTTTAGCAGTTAAGGATCGATCTTCCCCGGCTAACTTGACAAAGCTTAAGATTTTAAAGGAAACCACAGGCAAAACGCAAGGCATCAAATTTAAGATCAAACCGCCGACGAAAGCCATTAATAGGTATAGGAAAAAACCGCCCTCGAAGGCAAACGCTTCATTACCCTCCATTTCTTGCGACTTTTTGGCAGCCTGTCTTTTATCTAGAAAACTGATGAGAGCTTTTGCCGGCTTATCAAGTTTTGCTTGAATCTGAAGAGACTTAGAAGATCCCTCAATTTCAGGCAGCAAAGCAATCCCTTCCAAGGAAGCGGAAGGCTCGCACTCTTCATGACGTTTAATCAGTAAAGAGAACTCTCCCGCATTTTTCTTAGGAATAAGGAGCGCTTTTGCCGATCCGTCTACTGCTTTTTCAGTTAAGGGGTAGAAAGCGATTTCATGTTCTTTTTCCGGGAGATGGCCAAGGTTTGTCAATTCTAATTGAAGCCAATGCTCATCTTTATAGGATCCTTTAACAGATGCAAGTTCCGGGATAGAGTCCATGGCCTTATTGACAAGGTCTCTATGGGAATTTTGATTTTTAGGGTCATTTAAGTTTAATTTAACGACTTTTTCTCCAGGTAAGCAATTGGAGTCTGAGCAAGCAGTCCAAGTAACAGAGGCTTCAATTGAAACAGGTTTATCCGAGGAAAAGTTTTTGGGAGGCTCTATCGTTGATAAAATAAAGATTTCCCCTTCATAACCATACCCGAGAATTCCATACTCTTCAAATTTATGGGGTGTTGGCCAAGGCAATTCTTTATGGGTAAAGCCTTCGGGAAGGTTCCATTTAATTTCGGTGGCAATCCCGGCATCGCCCGGGTTTTTCCAGTAACTATGCCAGCCCGCTTCATGACGGATTCTTAAAGCAACAGTAAAAGGGGTGTCCCCTTGAATAGTCGGTTGGCTTGAAATAAGTTCTAGGGATACGGGTTCTTTAGTCTCGATAAAGGCAGTCGGCTTGGACTCATTGACTTCAAAACCTTCTGAATAGACTTCTTTTATGAAAAAAACAGACAAAAGAAGCATAATGATCAGACATTTTTGCTTAATCAAGGGGCAATCTCCTAATTTCGTAAGGCATTAGTATCGCTTTTAGCTGCTAAATTATGAGACTTAACCCTTAAAGTAAAAGCATCGTAAAAGCTGTTTTTCACGGTTTCTTACGTAAAATCCACTTAAGCCTTGTTGACAAGATCTCTTCATCTCAGCTATCCCTTATGGGGGAAACTTGAGTTTCTTCTTAAGAAACGTTTGGCTTAAGACGAATAGTACCTTGAATCAGTTTATTTGGGAAACTTTTTATTAAATAGATAGTTCCCTATTTAGTAACTTAATTTAATGGAATTATAAATTATTATTTATATCTTTAAGATATTATAAAGGAAGAAGTAATGTTTGTAAAGGATTGTTTTATTTTATCAAGTCCTTTTTTTAATGCTTACTCCCAGTCGGACCTTCTGGGAAAAATAATTTTTTTAGGCCTTGTTTTTCTATCGATTCTCACATGGGTCATTCTTTTAAACAGAGGATACTTAGCCTTTAAAGCAAGAAATAGCGCTAAATTTTTTGAGGGGCGCCTTACTGAAAAAAAAGGATCTCTTTTAAGCATCGAAGGGTTACAGGAAAAAAATAAGAACCCCTATTATTCTATTTTTTCTGAAACAAGAAAGAATACATTGGAGATTCTGGCTAAAAACAAGCACTTCGGACTAAAAGGGACCGGACGAGAGGAGATCTTTCTTTCGCCAACAGATGTGGATATAGTTGAATCCCACGTCAATACCGTCATTGCGAAAGAAGTGCAGGATTTAGAAAAAAATCTTTATGTTCTTGCTCTTGTCACAGCTTTGGCACCTTTTTTGGGACTCCTTGGAACTGTCTGGGGAATTTTAACCACTTTTGAGGATCTTACAATGCAAGGCGGGGATACAAGTCATGCGGTTCTTCAAGGCTTATCCTTGGCTCTTGCGACAACTGTCCTAGGTCTTGTCGATGCGATACCGGCTCTTGTCGGGTACAATTACTTAAAGAACTACATCCGTAATTTCTCTCTTGAAATGGAATGTTTCGGCCATAAACTTGTTACGGATATTGAGATGCATTACAGAAAAGTAGACATTTCTTAAATGAGAGGGCTTGAGCTTTGCGACACTCTTTTTACTTAAATCGCGAAAGGGACGAAGACCCGGTCATTAATTTAACGCCTTTAATAGACGTCGTTTTCGTTATCTTGATTATGTTTATTTTAATTGCTCCCATTTTAGAGATGGACCAAATTGAACTTGCGGGAGCTTCCCCTTCTTCAAAAAATATCACTCTATTAAAGAAAGAGGAGAACCCGGTTTCTATAAGGGTCGACCAGCATAATAGGATATTTCTCAATAACCAATTAGTAAAGGAAACTGAGATTTTCCAAGCCTTTAGTCAGCTTAAACTTCAGCATGAAAAAACAAAACCCTTACTTTATCACGATAAAAGGGCGACGTTTGGAAGTTATCAAAAAATTAAATCCGCCCTTGAAAAGGCGGGATTTCACGAAATCGATTTGGTTTTGGGACCCGAAGAAAAATAATCTATGTACGAACAGTTAATTAAGTCTTTTGAAAAGGGTGACCTTCGTTTAGCCGCCATAACCCTTTTGGTTGTAATTATTCATGGCAGCTTTGGGCTCTTATCTTTTATTGAAGCTCCCAAAAAAGTGATAAAAAATAAGCCGTTATTTGTCTCTACTATTTCTTTGACGCAAGAAGTGGAAATTAAAACCGAAGTGCAAGAGATAAAAGAGCATGCGGCCATTAATGAAAAGGAAAGCCCTAAAGAGAAATCGACGCCAAAAACTGTTGAGAAAACTCCTCCTAAAAAAGAAACCATTGTCCAACCCAAAAAAGTGACTCCGGCAAAAAAAGAAATTCCAAAGCCGGCTACTCCAATTGCTCCCAAGAAAGAAACCTCTCTTAAAAAAGACAAATTGAAAGAAGCTAAAGAACGAATGGCAAAAGTCAATTCTCAAAATAGCGTAAAGAATGAAACTCTAAATGCCTCGCCTGAAAGAAAGGCCTTAGGGGAGTTAAATGCCAATAAAATTTCAGATTTAAAACTAACGTCTGCTTTAAGCCATAAAGATGAAGTGGCCTTGGTTTTAAAAAGGGAACTCAAGCTGCCGGATTATGGAGAGGTTGAAATAAGCCTTACATTAAAAAGCAATGGTCAATTAGTAAAGGCGGATATTGTAAAAACAAAAAGTGAGGTGAATAGCCTTTATATTAAAGAAGGCGTGAGCCATCTTAAATTTCCCCCTTCAAAAAATGAGACAAACAACGTAACATATTTATTCACGTTGACCAATGAGTAAAAGGGCTGTCCATGCGAACTTTAATCCTCGCTTTATTCCTATTTCTATCCTCGTTTATCCAAGCTTCTGAAAATGAAAGCCCTTATATTATTAGCTTGGAGACGGCCCCTCAACTTGTGCCTGTTTATTTGAATAGCTCATTAATAACCGACTCTAAAGTAACAGACGACTATAAAAAAGAAGCCTATCAAATCCTTCTTTTTGATTTAGATAATTCAGGTTTAGTCCAAGTGATGAGTAAATCAAATCCGCTTGATGCCCAAGCTAAATTGATAGCAGAAGGAAAAAATGGCCCTTTCCAAGGCAAAGACAAGCCGGCCTATTTCATCATTCCAAAAATTGAAGATACGAACCTTTCTGTAATTCTGTATTCGACAAACCATGATTGGACAAAGAAATTTTCAGTCGGCGCTTTAACTTTAAATATAAAGCAGGATCGTGCCAAATTTCATCTTCTTTCAGATGAAATTCATAAAGTGCTTTTTGGCAAAAGCGGGATAGCTTCTACAAAAATCATCTATACGCTTCGCTCGACCGGGAAAAATGATTGGATCTCCGATATTTACGAAATGGATTATGATGGAGCTTCGAACCAAAAATTATTAAGAGATGAGGGCTATATTGTAACCCCTCAATATGTTCCCCCGGCCCAAGGAAAAAAATCGGGCAGTATTCTCTATGTCAGCTATAAAAATGGCATTCCCAAAATTTATTTTGCCTCCCTTATCGATGGTAAGACGAGCCGTTTTACCAAAATGAATGGAAACCAGTTGATGCCCACCATGAATCGGGATAGAACCTATATAGCTTTTGTAAGCGATGTAACAGGAAACCCTGATCTATTTTTAGCCCCCTTTAATGGTAATATTGATCCTAATCTAAAGCCTTTCCAGTTATTTTCCTCAAAAATGGGAGTTCAAGGAACTCCGGCTTTTAGCCCTGATGGGAGAAAGCTTGCCTTTGTTTCCAATAAAGATGGATCCGCCCGTATTTATATAGCTGAGGTTCCTGAAAAACAAGGGTTTGTCAAAGGACAGCTACCTGAGCTACTCACTCGTTTTAGAAGAAACTGCACAGCGCCCTCCTGGTCTCCTGATGGAACCAAAATCGCTTATTGCTCTCCCGTTGACGGGGTTCATCAAATTTTTTGCTATGATTTAAGGACAGGGGAAGAAACACAAGTTACGACAGGATCCTTAGAAAAACAAAATCCAAGCTTTGCACCCAATAGCTTACACCTTGTTTACAACTCATCAAACGGTTTCGAATCAGATCTTTATATTATTAACCTTAATCAAAAGAAACCGGTCAAAATTTCTTCCGGATCAGGAGAAAAGCGTTTTCCTCATTGGGAACCAAGGAACTAGGATTTATTTTTTAATCCTAAGTTAGAATAAGGCCAAACTTTAACGCCTTTTGTCTTGCAAGGCCCCTCATAGCTTTGTTAAGATCTTCTCTCAACAGTCTTATTTTTTGAGGGCCTCTAACTATGTCAAAAATCATTCAATTTTTAGTTCTTCCTTGCCTTTTACTTCAAGTCATGACTTCTTGCTGCCGTACTACTGAAGAAGTTTTCGATGATACCAAAACAGCTTCAAGACATATACGAAATGGGTTTTCTTCTTTAGGAGGAAAGCATGGGGATTCCAGGCAAATTTCTTGCCGTGATGATTTTTATGCGGTTCAAGATTTTAGCTATGAGAATGATTTTATTCCCCTGAATGATGTCGAATTCGGAAATGAAGTCGCTTTTGCTGACAGTCCAGTTTACCATTCCAAGTTAAGTCCAGGGGAATCCGGAAGCTCAATTCCCGGAATCGGATCTTTTAGAAACCCTTCAACTATTCCGGAAGCGGCTTCCGTGTTTCAAAATGTTCAATTCGGCTATGATAGCAATCTCATCAAGGGAGAAGCTAATTTGGCGTGTCTAAGAAGAATTGCTCATTACATGAAGCAGCATCCGAATGTTTATGTATTTATCGAAGGTCATTGCGATGAAAGAGGGCCCGAGGCTTACAACTTAGCCCTTGGCGCAAGAAGAAGCAATGCTGTGAGAACCTATCTTATAAATGAAGGGGTCAATGGAAATAATCTCTTTACGATTTCTTATGGAAAAGAAAGACCCCTGGCGTATGGTCATGATGATCAATCAAGAGCTGTTAATAGAAGAGCTGAATTTAAAATCTATTTTCAATAGGACTTAAAATGGCTAAGGGCTTTTTATATTCTTCTGTAACCCATCACTTTTTTAATATAAAAAGCCCGGCTTATTTTGTGCCTTTGGCAGTATTTTTTTCTCAAACTCTTTTTTCAGAACCAAGAAATTTTAGAAATGAAAACGCAATTTTTGAGCGCTTGCAAAATTCCCTGGACTTTTTACGCCATGAACTTGCTAATCAAAATTCTGAAATGAAAGGATTGGAAGAAAAAATTGAGAGTCAGCAAGATACGATTGAAGCCCTAAAAGGACACATGGATAGCTTTTCTAAAAAAGGGGAAAAATTAATGAAGGGAAGCATAGGCACAATCGATCAAAAGTTAGATCAAGCCGAAAGTGCTTTAAAAGGGTTAGCAAGCGATCTATCTTTATTGAAAAATCACTTCGAAGAGGAAGCTAAACGCTTTGATGATTCCCAAAAAAAAATCAAAGCCTTAGAAGCTGGTTTAGCTGAAGAGAAAGAAAAGATGAAGCAGTTAAATCTTGCTGTAAACGCTATATTGGAAGCTTTAAATCTTGAAGATAACCCTCAATCCGAAAAAACATTTGTCCACGAGGTAAAATCAGGAGATTCTTTGGGTTTAATTGCGAAAAAATATAAAATCTCCTCAAGGCAGCTTAAGGAAGTGAACAACTTAAAATCAGATACCATTTTTGTGGGTCAAAAACTAAAAATACCGGAAAAAAAATAAATGGAAAATGCGGTTGATTTTCCGATTGGCGTTTTTGATTCGGGTGTTGGCGGCCTAACGGTTTTAAAAGAACTGATGGAGACGCTCCCGAATGAGCGCTTTATCTATTTTGGAGATACGGCAAGAGTTCCTTACGGAGATAAAAGCGAAGAAACCCTCATTCGCTATGTCCTCGAATGCGCGGAATTTTTGCTTGGCAAAGAAATCAAAACATTAGTGATTGCTTGCAACACCGCTTCAGCCTATGCCCTTGAGCCCTTAAGGCAACTCTCAAGCGTTCCTATTGTCGGTGTGATTGAACCTGGCGCAAAAGAGGCATCTTTAAAAACAAACAACAAAAAAATAGCGGTTCTTGCAACGAAAGCAACTATTCGATCCCAGGTTTATATTAAAGCCATCCAAAGATTTATACCGGACGCCGAAATTTTATCCCTCCCATGCCCGCTTCTTGTCCCTTTCATAGAAGAGAAGCTATTTGAGCATCCGGCCCTTAAGATTTTATTAAAAGAGTACTTGGCTTCTGCCAAAGCTCAAAATATAGATACGGCTCTTCTTGGATGCACCCATTACCCGCTTATAAGAAATTTAGTGGAAAAAGAGCTTGGTTCTGCGGTTTCTGTCATTGACTCTGCAAAAGCTGTTTCTAACAATGTCATCGAGCTTCTCTCCAATTTTGGACTCCTCTCAAAGACATTAAAAAGCGAACGATTGCAAGTTTATGTATCAGATGATCCTAATCGATTTAGAGATATTGGAGAAACTTTCTTAGGTTTTTCAATGCCGCAGGTGCTTAAAAAGAATTTTGAGCCTTTAAACTTTTCCATACCGAGCTGCCCCCTTTAAGAAAAGAATACTTATAAGAAAAAGCCCAAAGATCGCACCAACGAGGATAAAAGGTTTAGCCTGGGCTTTATCCAAAAGCTCGCTTTTCTTTAAATAAAAGGAGGGAGAACCCTTTTCCAGGCTATTCCAGAATAGAGATCCTCTTATTTGTCTAAGTTCGCCTTCTGCAATTGCGGTATCTAAAGGAAGATCTAAAAGTCTAATTTGAAAAGCTCCCTCTTTAAAATGACCCACACAGCAACTTTTTAGATCCGGAGTATTTGATAAAAAGATATTTTGGTTGCTATCCTTATATAAAAAACCGCTTATCTTGATGGTCTCATCAAGCTTTAAATTAGATTGACCGCTTTCATTTATTTTTAAAAAATCTGCAAAGGTCATCGATCGCTCACCGCTATGAGCATGCAAAGCCATAAAAAGAAAAAAACATAAGAAAGTCCCTTTCATAAAAAATGCCTTTTATTAGGTTCATAATGACAAAAAATAAAGATTAAGCTAAAACTTCGCAAGCGATGAAAAGTTAGTTCTTGCTAAAGAAAGCGTTAGATCAATTTTTTGTTAAAGAAAAAAAAGGAGTTTCTTTCATGATTAAAAAATTTTTATTACTGATGTTATGCGCATCAACATTTATCTTGCCCCTTCTAGAGGTTCAAGCGGAAGAAAATGAAGAAAATTTAGCGGTATCGATTTATGAGCCTTATGAAGAAGATGACGATGATGATGATTTTTTTGCAGCCAATGATGGAGAGCTTTATATAAAAAAAAAAGAGGCGAGAAGTACTATCTAGCGGCAGCATTAATTTTCCAAGATGAAGCCCCTTGGCTTAAGGAGTGGATAGAGTATAATTTAATGCAAGGCTTCGAACATTTTTATCTTTATAACAATTTAAGCCATGACAACTACAAAGAAGTTCTAGAGCCTTACATAGAAAAGGGAATAGTAGAGCTTGAAGAGTGGCCCTATGATCATGAGATTGCGGACGAATTTGACGCTATTCAATGTAAAGCCTATTCCCATGCACTTAAGAAAGCAAAAAAAGAAGCCCATTGGCTTGCAATTCTTGATGCTGATGAATTTTTCGTGCCCATAAAAGCACCCACAATTTCTAAACTTCTT encodes:
- a CDS encoding TatD family hydrolase translates to MLFDTHAHLTSEKLSNETDLLVQRAKDENVLAIMNICTDEASLEKGLILEEKYPSFIYNAASTTPHDVEKEGSSFFPIVKEKALSKKLKAVGETGLDYYYTHSEKKIQKDYFIRYLHLALESNLPVIIHCREAFSDFFEIVDAEYKDKNNRYGPLVLHCFTGTIKEAEEVLKRGFYLSLSGIVTFKNSIELKEVAKLTPLSQLLIETDAPYLAPHPLRSKVNEPAFIKYTASEIAFLKNISFETLTQQTTKNAKAFFNL
- a CDS encoding protein-disulfide reductase DsbD family protein: MIKQKCLIIMLLLSVFFIKEVYSEGFEVNESKPTAFIETKEPVSLELISSQPTIQGDTPFTVALRIRHEAGWHSYWKNPGDAGIATEIKWNLPEGFTHKELPWPTPHKFEEYGILGYGYEGEIFILSTIEPPKNFSSDKPVSIEASVTWTACSDSNCLPGEKVVKLNLNDPKNQNSHRDLVNKAMDSIPELASVKGSYKDEHWLQLELTNLGHLPEKEHEIAFYPLTEKAVDGSAKALLIPKKNAGEFSLLIKRHEECEPSASLEGIALLPEIEGSSKSLQIQAKLDKPAKALISFLDKRQAAKKSQEMEGNEAFAFEGGFFLYLLMAFVGGLILNLMPCVLPVVSFKILSFVKLAGEDRSLTAKHGLAFSLGVLVSFWILASALLIIQAYGKAVGWGFQLQEPIFVATLIIVIFIFSLSLFGVFEAGTLVSSWAGSNAQKVKSNQKLLGSFFSGVLATAVATPCTGPFLGPAVGFAVQEPPIFAIMIFTSLGLGMALPYLLLSFFPSLLRFLPKPGAWMVSFKEGTGFIMMATVIWLLWVFTAETSSNALILLLFSLFVISFACWIFGKWGTPVKSKRTRLISLGLFALLLVGSFKIATLASSLVEAPAGTNKEIADRWEPFSKSKINDLVAEGKPVFVDFTARWCLICQANHFVLGQPSVDEAFKKQGVTLMKADWTRHDPEITEELAKYGRNGVPLYLFYSGKRGAQPIILPQVLTPEIVLEYVETYSPIAEN
- a CDS encoding MotA/TolQ/ExbB proton channel family protein; this translates as MFVKDCFILSSPFFNAYSQSDLLGKIIFLGLVFLSILTWVILLNRGYLAFKARNSAKFFEGRLTEKKGSLLSIEGLQEKNKNPYYSIFSETRKNTLEILAKNKHFGLKGTGREEIFLSPTDVDIVESHVNTVIAKEVQDLEKNLYVLALVTALAPFLGLLGTVWGILTTFEDLTMQGGDTSHAVLQGLSLALATTVLGLVDAIPALVGYNYLKNYIRNFSLEMECFGHKLVTDIEMHYRKVDIS
- a CDS encoding ExbD/TolR family protein; translation: MRHSFYLNRERDEDPVINLTPLIDVVFVILIMFILIAPILEMDQIELAGASPSSKNITLLKKEENPVSIRVDQHNRIFLNNQLVKETEIFQAFSQLKLQHEKTKPLLYHDKRATFGSYQKIKSALEKAGFHEIDLVLGPEEK
- the tolB gene encoding Tol-Pal system protein TolB; amino-acid sequence: MRTLILALFLFLSSFIQASENESPYIISLETAPQLVPVYLNSSLITDSKVTDDYKKEAYQILLFDLDNSGLVQVMSKSNPLDAQAKLIAEGKNGPFQGKDKPAYFIIPKIEDTNLSVILYSTNHDWTKKFSVGALTLNIKQDRAKFHLLSDEIHKVLFGKSGIASTKIIYTLRSTGKNDWISDIYEMDYDGASNQKLLRDEGYIVTPQYVPPAQGKKSGSILYVSYKNGIPKIYFASLIDGKTSRFTKMNGNQLMPTMNRDRTYIAFVSDVTGNPDLFLAPFNGNIDPNLKPFQLFSSKMGVQGTPAFSPDGRKLAFVSNKDGSARIYIAEVPEKQGFVKGQLPELLTRFRRNCTAPSWSPDGTKIAYCSPVDGVHQIFCYDLRTGEETQVTTGSLEKQNPSFAPNSLHLVYNSSNGFESDLYIINLNQKKPVKISSGSGEKRFPHWEPRN
- a CDS encoding OmpA family protein: MSKIIQFLVLPCLLLQVMTSCCRTTEEVFDDTKTASRHIRNGFSSLGGKHGDSRQISCRDDFYAVQDFSYENDFIPLNDVEFGNEVAFADSPVYHSKLSPGESGSSIPGIGSFRNPSTIPEAASVFQNVQFGYDSNLIKGEANLACLRRIAHYMKQHPNVYVFIEGHCDERGPEAYNLALGARRSNAVRTYLINEGVNGNNLFTISYGKERPLAYGHDDQSRAVNRRAEFKIYFQ
- a CDS encoding LysM peptidoglycan-binding domain-containing protein, giving the protein MAKGFLYSSVTHHFFNIKSPAYFVPLAVFFSQTLFSEPRNFRNENAIFERLQNSLDFLRHELANQNSEMKGLEEKIESQQDTIEALKGHMDSFSKKGEKLMKGSIGTIDQKLDQAESALKGLASDLSLLKNHFEEEAKRFDDSQKKIKALEAGLAEEKEKMKQLNLAVNAILEALNLEDNPQSEKTFVHEVKSGDSLGLIAKKYKISSRQLKEVNNLKSDTIFVGQKLKIPEKK
- the murI gene encoding glutamate racemase; this encodes MENAVDFPIGVFDSGVGGLTVLKELMETLPNERFIYFGDTARVPYGDKSEETLIRYVLECAEFLLGKEIKTLVIACNTASAYALEPLRQLSSVPIVGVIEPGAKEASLKTNNKKIAVLATKATIRSQVYIKAIQRFIPDAEILSLPCPLLVPFIEEKLFEHPALKILLKEYLASAKAQNIDTALLGCTHYPLIRNLVEKELGSAVSVIDSAKAVSNNVIELLSNFGLLSKTLKSERLQVYVSDDPNRFRDIGETFLGFSMPQVLKKNFEPLNFSIPSCPL